One Papio anubis isolate 15944 chromosome 18, Panubis1.0, whole genome shotgun sequence genomic window, GCACCCTCAGGGTTTCTGTGAAGATCAGGGCTTGCCCGTAAGCCTGGTGCCCAATGGGGCTGCGGCTCTGTTTATTCCACCACCTACTACCTTCCCTTTCGGCGCAGTGGCAGGGAGACCACCGCACATGCATTTACGCAGCCCCTTCTCAGCAGCCGGGATCGTGGCTGGTCCTTTGTGAGGGCGAGGGGTGCGCCCAGGACTCAGCTCTGCGGGAGCTGGTGGATGCACACTTAGGCCTGTTTCTCAGCCAGGGGAAAATAATTGGTTCAGAGGCTGGAGCCCTGGGGACGCCAGGAGCAGGTGCGGGCCGCTCTGAGCTTCCCACCACTCCCTGGCTGAGCCTCTCTAGGCCTATAGATCCATGGGGGCTGGGAGCCTtccagcaggaggcagaggctgaataAATGAGGTAAGGACCTGGGGTGAGGCAAGGGCCAGAAATAGGTGTTTTAAGCCTTACCCTATGGACGGGTTTTCCCAGCATGGCTGGGAGCCTGGCATGAGGCCTGAAATGACCCACAGAGGCCAGTGAGGGCAGGACTGCATGAGATCAGGGCTCAGGAGGCTCGGGAGCCACacctggcctcccagcctccttgACTCCCACCTTCCCCAGGAGATGGAGTTCTACATGCGGACCTTCAGCCATGTGCGCCCAGAGCCCtctggccaggccaggccagcagCAGTGAATGCCAAGTGAGTGCAACCTGGGCATCTCCAGTTAGCATGGCAGGGCCATCGAGGCAGGAGAAGGCGGTAGGCTAAGGTTGGGGCATGGGTCTGGCCCTTCTCTGAGCTAACAGTGAGGGAAGCTTCTCTCAGCACCTCCAGTTGGGAGGGATTTGGGGAACAGAGCCCAGGCTTACCCTCCTGCTTCCCCCTCAGTCCCTCCCAGTTTCTTGCCACCCGTGGCCAAGCGGAACCTCCACCACCCTCTTCCCCAGACACTGTTGCCCTGCCTCCCCGGATCCGACCCCAGGTAGGAGGGATTGTGCTGGGCCTCCGGTCCAGGTGGAGTGGGATAAAAATAAGCCTCTACCCTGGCGCTCACCTCTGCTTCTTTTGGCGATGTGGGGCCCTCAGTCTCCCCCGTGTCTCtgcagaaaaagaggaagaggcgCGTGTATAAAGTGCGGACGTCTGAGACCTCGGATCGGGCGTCGGGTGAGCCTCTCCCTGTCCGGGTCCTGCTCTGGGAACTCGAGGGAGGGGAAGGCAGAGTCACAAGTGAGCCGCAGCCACTGGGCTCATGTTCCCTTCCCCTGCGCAGGGCCCAGGGCCCCCGGCCGCCGCTCCAGCTCGTCGACGGATTCCGCGGACGCCAGCCCTGTGCACGCTGCTGGCCCTGCTGGCGCCTACCACTCGGCGTCGGCGGAGTCCGTGGACGAGATACCAGTGGCGCAGACGCGCCTGGGCAGCGCCGCTCTGGCCGCCCCACGGGGCCAGGGCCGAGAGCCCACGCTGGAGCTGCAGGCGCGTGCGCCCGCCGTTTTCGTGAGTCCGAGTAGCGGCGAGCCCGGGGCGCCGGGCGGCCGGGAGGCTGGTCTGGCTTAGCTGGGCCGAGAGACCGGAGGGCCAAGTTGGAGCGGCCGGCCCGACTCTCTATGCAACACCCCATCCTTGCCGCACCGAGTGCACTTTAGGGGCCTCTACGGCCGGCGGGATTGGCCTCCCTCCCCCACGACTCAGCAATACCCGCCCCACCGGCTGCGATGCTCCAATAAACTTTTTTATGCTTTTGCGGACGTCGTGCTTACTTTCTTAATGACAGGGGCCACGGACCATCCAGAAGCCCGACCCTGGCCAGTCGACCGGCGGTGGGGAGGGGGTCCCTGTACAGTAGGTGGCCACCCAGGCTGCCCTGTGGAGGTGCTCAGGTGCGTCTCGTGGTTAGGAAAGGCCTTAGATGGCGGCCTGGGggaggttatttttttttaaagatgggctttgcactgggaggccgagagaAAGCAGGCTTCGGACTCCGAAAGAAGCAATGGGCGCTGAGGCTGCGAGGTCCCGGGGAGGTGGCGGCGAAAGGAGGGGGCTGAGCCTGGAGGTCCCTGCAGCTTTTCCCTGCAGCAGGGCTGCCGTCGAATGCCAGCATGCTGGGGGTGGGCGAGTGCGATTCGCTCGTGGGGagtcccctcccttcttccccactGCTCCAGACTCTGAATCCTACCCAGGAGAGCACGGGAGTTGTGGCCTGGGGGTGCCACCCGTTCAGTGGATGGCAGTGCTCTTGAGCCAACCGTAGACCCCTGTCACTGAGGGAGAGCTCCTTCCCGATTCCCCAAACCCCACCAATGCCGCGCTGCAGCCCCCAGATGGCCTCTGGTTGACTCTGGGGAGCTGGATCTCCCCTGGAGATTCGGGCCGCTTAGAGATTTAGGTAGATCCCAGGATGGGAGGCTGTTTCCTGAGGGGGGCCGTCCGAAGACGCCCCGAACTGCAGAGCGCTGGTCTGGCCGCCGCGAGGACCGAGGAGTTGCGGGGGAGGGGCGGGATGCGGCTCCCGGAGAGGCGCGGGGAGGGCGGGGCCTCGTGGGCGGGGCCGGCGTGACCTTGGTCACTCTCCCGCCGAGACAGCCTCGGGGGTGGGACTCGCCGTCTCTATGGAGACCGAGAAACAGGGGATAATACGGCGGAGCCGCCTGGGCTGCAGTCCCACCCGGGAGCCGGCAGGGAGCGGAGCTGCGGAGCCGCCTGGTCTCCCGCGTCCATCGGTCCATTACTGCGTCCTTCTGTCCATCCGAACGCGCACTTCAGGAGCAGTCGCGAGGTAGAAGCCCATAGGAGACCCAGATGCCCGCCACCCCAATCAGTATCCTGCACGATGAGGGTTGGGGGGAGCAGCCTGGAAAGGGTCCCAACCTCCGGCGGTCCCAGCCGAGGAGCCAGCTGAGcggccctgccctggccccaaGCATTCCACCTcacagcccccacctcctggtCCGGCTGATTGATGACTCCAGCTGTCCCAGTGGGAGTGGGACGGGTGCCCCAGTTCATGGGTGTGGCCACTCCATCCACCGCCTGCAAACGCATGGGGCTGTGGCCTGCAACCCAGCGCCACTTGACGGGGCTGAGATGACCAATAATCCGTCTTTCCATGGACAGGAGTGAGCACTGCACGCAGGATCCGCCCAGTGCTTGGGCCAAGCACCCTGTGGCATCCAAGCTCCCCTGGACGTTACCCTTGGTGAACCAAGTGTGGGTCTTCAGGTCCCTGGTGGGAGGTTGTAcccagggaaagggaaggggtgTGCAGTGTGGACTGGGGTTGTGGTCCCTGTAACATAGGAGCCACTGGTGCTCACAGTCCCAGAAACTGCCACTTAGGGATGGGAGTGTGGTCACTGGGGAGGAATTTTCAGTGGAAGATGGGGCAGCCGGACGGAGCCCAGGCTGTGGTCACTGGAGGCCCTAGTGTAAAAGGCAGAGCTAGAAGATGGTTGCTGAGACCGAGGGTGTGGTCAGGAGGTGGCAGTGGAGGAGGGGGAGTGCTGGTGGGGTCTCTACACAGGGGATCTCCACATAGTACCTGGGAGTCTCATAATGTTAGTGTGTGGATGTGGACTGGGGCCTCCAGTGCAGGTTGAGGGTGTGGCCAGAGGGCTGCGGGTGTGTGGACAAAGGGGTGCCGACGGTCAGGGGGCCTTGATAAAGGGCTGTGGGTATTGGAGGGGGTGAGGGGCTGAGGCTGTGGTTAGGGGTCTCAGGAAGGGATGCAGGTTTGTGGCCAGGGCCCTCAGCCCCAGAGCTGCGGGTGTGGGTATGGAGGAGGCTGCTGTGCAGGCTCAGGGTGTGGCCAGGGGTCTGCAGCAGAGGGCTGTGGGTGTGGGGGGTACTTTAGTGCAGGGGTGTGGGTATTACTGGGGTCGGCGCAGGCTTGTTAGTATATATGTGGGGACTGGTGGCCGAGGGCTGTGACGGTGGGTGTGGCTGCAGTGCAGGGCTGAAGGTATGGCCAGGGGTACAAGGCCCAAGGGGTGCCAGGCCAGGGCTGAATGCACAGGGTCGCCGGGAATGGGCTGGTGTGGCTGAGTTCAGGGTGTTGCCAGGGGTGGTCTGAAGTGTAGACATGAGGAGGTGTGTTTCAGCCACAGCCCCAAGTGCCAGCACGACTCTTGGGGTTCGTAACTCTACAGCCCCCACCCCAACTAGTCCCCAACCTCCTGCTCCCCCAAAACTCCACAGTGGGAGGTTACAGCCCCAGTCAGTGGCGAGGGGCCAGGAAGCTATGGTTATGCCCCAGGCGCAGGGAGTGCTGGTGTGCCCCACCCGTGGGCCCAAGCTCCCtagtccagcccagcccagcccagcccctcagCACTGGGAGCTTCTCCCTGAGCCGCCCTGACACCATCCTGCCCTTAGCAACATTCTCCAAGCAGCACCACCCTCCCTTAGCAACCGTCTCCAGGCTTCACAAACTGTGGCCAGGCCAGCCCCAAGCTCCCGCTCCCCTCATGTTTTTGTTTAACAGCAAATAGTAACAAGGCCTTGCTGGGCCAGCTGCACCCCTGCCCAGGGCATGCACCCGTGCCCAGACTGGCTCTTGCTGGATCCTCATGACCCTTACAAAGATGCTGGCCTCACTAAATGTCTGCCCGACCAGCAGCCTGGCCTGGCCCCAACCCAACTTGGCGTAGCGCTTCCAGGGAGGGGGCCTGCTCTGCCACCCTCACTTCCACCGAAGGAGGCCTTGTGCCAGGGCCAGACAAAGTCAGGGCCCCAGCTGCTGCCCTCACAGTCTTTCTGGACAGTGCCACTCTGTTCCCAGCCTGCTGTGGGCATCATGATTTCATCTGCTGAACCCTGCTCAGAGCCAGGGCTGGCATTAGTGACAAGACCGTGCCTCCCGGGGCTCTTCCTCggggctctgtggcccagggtgACAGTGACTGGCCCCTCTCCCCAGGCAGCTCCAGCTCCAACTCTGTCTGTAGCAGAACCTGCCCAGGTCTTGCAGGTTTGAAGTAGAGGCTGGGATGTTCTGGgcttgggggaggggaagggcagaTTGGCTGGGAGATGACCCAGGTGGGTCTCTACAGGGTGGCATGGCAGCAAGCACAGACATCGCTGGACTGGAGGAGAGCTTTCGCAAGTTTGCCATCCATGGTGACCCCAAGGCCAGTGGGCAAGAGATGAATGGCAAGAACTGGGCCAAGTTGTGCAAGGACTGCAAGGTGGCTGACGGAAAGGCCGTGACAGGGACCGATGTGGACATCGTCTTCTCCAAAGTCAAGTGAGCCCCAGGCAGCCCCTGCTTCTCATGTTCCCAGGAGGTGGGGAACTGGGGGGCTGGAACCAGGGAAGACATTGAGAAGGGGTCAGGGAAACACCATGATCACGAAGGTTGTTCTTCCAGGGCAAACCTTATCTATTGCCCTTCAGAGGTGCTGACCCCTGTGATTTCCCCAAATGTGGGAAAGAAACGCAATTGCATAATTTGTGGCAGCAGCGACTGCGTTTGTGCTTTCCCctgggggagaaaaaagaaaggggaacaCTCATGGTGCCCACATGCCTGGCAGGGGGAAGTCTGCTCGGGTCATCAACTATGAGGAGTTCAAGAAGGCCCTGGAAGAGCTGGCGACCAAGCGATTCAAGGGGAAGAGCAAGGAGGAGGCCTTCGATGCCATCTGCCAgctggtggcaggcaaagagccAGCCAATGTGGGCGTCACCGTAAGTGCCCTGCTGGTCTCGGGTGGCCATGGAATGGGGTGTGGGGAATCATGGCTGTGGGTGGGAAGGGCTGGGCTCCCTCACCAGGTGCCCCTGGGGAAACTCTGtccaaacagaaagcaaaaacaggGGGTGCTGTAGACCGGCTGACGGACACCAGCAGGTACACGGGCTCCCACAAGGAGCGCTTCGATGAGAGCGGCAAGGGCAAGGGCATTGCGGGACGGCAGGACATCCTGGACGACAGTGGCTACGTGAGCGCCTACAAGAATGCAGGCACCTATGACACCAAGGTGAAGAAGTGAGGCTTGGGAAGACTGCCCCGCCAAGTGCGGCTGCCCCTGCCAGAGGCTCAGGCCTGGATCTAAGGGGCATGTGGAGCAAGAGATCCTGGTCCCCTCCCTGCTGGACCTGCCACCCAGAGCTTCCTGCCTAGTCCCATGGGGCCGGCCCACCAGGCCTCTGACCCAGGCTGCTCTGcggccccttcctcctcctcttccccctccgaCTTCTGTCCACCTGGGGACAGTCTGCGCCTGTAGCCTCAtgaccccagcccagccccaggcatGGCTAACCCCTGCCTGCTTGCCTCATATTTAAGCTGCTGCTCTGGCCAAGTGCCTAATTTTAACCCAGACCTCAATAAAGACACCTTTTGTACCAATATGGCCTGGTTGACGATGATGGGGGAATGACATTCATACCCCAGTGACCCCCTCAGTGTCATCACCCCACTGCATGCCATACACTGCTaatctctccccttcccctggcAGCCTTGCCCAGAAAAAGGCACTCATGAGTCCCCTTCTGTTAGCACAGAGCCATTCTGTCTGAGGAGACTCCTGAGGAAGTCCAAAGCCttttagctgggcctgatgggaGTCCTGACATCGAAGCTTGCCTTCCTGTGATCAGTGCCTTGGGTTTGGAGAGTTGGCCCCCTCTCCACTTTCCCAGCAGTAGGAGGGATGAAACAGCTGACTTGGCCTGGGCCAAGCATTGGCACAGGCCTCAGAGCCAGGCCTCAGCTCTCCATCTGCCAACAGGGGCTACTGAGGCAAGTCATTTTGGGCTTTGGCTCAGAATATCAGAAAATGCAGGGCCAGGCAGAACCTTAGACTAGAGTAGCTCATCCAGgttgggcgccgtggctcacgcctgtaatcccagcactttgggaggctgaggcgggtggatcacgaggtcaggagtccaagaccagcctggccaacatagtgaaaccctgtctcgattaaaaatacaaaaattagctgggcatggtggtgcttgcccatagtcccagctactcaggaggctgaggcaggagaatcacttgaatccgggagttggaggttgcagtgaactgagatcgcgccactgcactccagtgtgggcaacagacactttgtctcaaaaaaaaaaaaaaaaaaaaaaaagaaaaaaaaaagagtagctcATCTGACTCTGTAATTTTATAGCCAAGGAAATACCCTTGGAGGGCTTCTCCTCCAAGAGTGGAGGGGCTTCTGCAGACTAGAGGCCAGACCATGCCTCTTGCCTCCCAGGCCAGGCTCTTTCCAGCAAGCCCTAACATTGACTTCCAAAACTGGGACAGGCTGACCGGTGATAGGGCTTGGCACCCAACGCTAGCCTGTGGTGGGGGGCAGGGAATCCCTCAGTGAAGGGGCCTCCTCTTTGATGTCCTCCCATCTGTTCCACATCCctggtggggggaaggggagcCTCTCTGGTCCTGAGGATGCCTGGGCGTTTCCAGATCATCTCACGGAAGCTCTGGGTGTTTGACAGAGCTATTCTCAAGTCAAGGCTTTCAGGccacctctccttccttccttgctgtGAAAATGGGGCTGGATGGGACTTTAGGGCCTACCCAAGAAAGGGTGGCTCCCAAAGGGGCTAGAAAAGGTATAAAAGGGCGAGTTCCCAAATGCCTGCTTTCCCCACCCAGATCACAAGACAAAGCAGCACCATTGTCTATCCTCTCATCCCACAGGCTATTGGGGGATGCTCCTGCCCAGGTGGCCCCACATCCCTTAAGGCCAGCTTTCCTTGGGGACAGGGGTGTAGCAGAATAGTGTGGCTTGAGACAGGGATGTCAGGGGGGAATCAGCAGGCAGCAGGTCGGCATCTGGCCATAGCAGAGCCTTGCCTCACAGCGTTGCTCCTCCTGACCCAAATGACCGTGTCTCCTtgtgtggcccagggaagagCTTCAGAGACCTTTAGGCAGGTCCTCCTACCAGTAAATGTTAAGAGGTAGAATGCAAGGCgtttaatgaaaaaacaaaaatgcagaggAACAATTCCTCTAGCCCTGGAAAATTCATTTGAATTGCAAGCTTAAAATGAGCATAATAGGAGTGAAACCCAAACCCTCTGGCTTTCACCAAAACAGCCTCACAGGGAAGCATATTTAACTGTGTTCCAAATCGGGCCAGGCTCCCACTATTCCGCTGCAGGTGATAGTACCATCCAATGGCATGGGGCCCAGTAGCTTCTCCATAC contains:
- the TPPP3 gene encoding tubulin polymerization-promoting protein family member 3 isoform X1, yielding MHPCPDWLLLDPHDPYKDAGLTKCLPDQQPGLAPTQLGVALPGRGPALPPSLPPKEALCQGQTKSGPQLLPSQSFWTVPLCSQPAVGIMISSAEPCSEPGLALVTRPCLPGLFLGALWPRVTVTGPSPQAAPAPTLSVAEPAQVLQGGMAASTDIAGLEESFRKFAIHGDPKASGQEMNGKNWAKLCKDCKVADGKAVTGTDVDIVFSKVKGKSARVINYEEFKKALEELATKRFKGKSKEEAFDAICQLVAGKEPANVGVTKAKTGGAVDRLTDTSRYTGSHKERFDESGKGKGIAGRQDILDDSGYVSAYKNAGTYDTKVKK
- the TPPP3 gene encoding tubulin polymerization-promoting protein family member 3 isoform X2; the encoded protein is MAASTDIAGLEESFRKFAIHGDPKASGQEMNGKNWAKLCKDCKVADGKAVTGTDVDIVFSKVKGKSARVINYEEFKKALEELATKRFKGKSKEEAFDAICQLVAGKEPANVGVTKAKTGGAVDRLTDTSRYTGSHKERFDESGKGKGIAGRQDILDDSGYVSAYKNAGTYDTKVKK